A region of the Anaeromicrobium sediminis genome:
TATAATGTGGCAACCTTAGCACTAGTACCAGTTCCACAAGGAGATCTATCTACTTGGCCTTCTCCAAAGATTACAACATTTTGAAGGTCTGCCTCTGGACTCTTTGCAGGTCCGTATACTTCTACTAAATCAGCTGTCTTAATATGCTCTAGTGTTGGATGTTGAATTTCAATTTCTCTATTTACTATTTCTAATATTTCCATTCCTACACTAGATAATTTAGTAGTATTCTCTGCACATATGTCTAATCCTAATTCTTCTGATTTAACTAGTATGAAGAAACTTCCACCAAAAGATAAATCAAATGTTACTTTTTTGTCAAGACTAGGTACAAATATTTCTAAGTTTTCCTTATATAAAAATGATGGTACATTTACAATAGAAACTTCCTTAGCCTTTCCATCTTCAACTTTTACTCTAGATCTAATAAGTCCTGCTGGAGACTCTAAGTTTATTTGTGTAAAAGGTTCTACCACTGGAACCATACCAGTTTCTACAGCTATAGTTGCAGCTCCTATTGAACCGTGGCCACACATGTTCAAGTATCCGCCACCATCCATAAATATGATTCCAAGATCTGCATCATCCATTGTTGGTTGAGTAATTATGGAACCAAACATGTCATTATGTCCTCTTGGCTCATGCATAATAGATGTTCTTAATGTATCTAGATTATCTTCTAAGTATGTCTTTTTCTCAGCCATACTTTTTCCTGGTATAACTGGTACCCCACCAATTACAACTCTAGTAGGCTCTCCCATTGTATGTGAATCTACTGCATGTATCGATTTAGATGTTTTCATCCAAAACCCTCCTTACTTACTTTTGCGCATTTTGAGTTTTAAAAGAGCTAAAGCCTTTTTTGCATCTAGGTCAGTTACTGTGTTCTGCCCTACAACTTCAGTCTCAATTCCCTCATCTGATTTATTAAAGTCAACTATTGTATCCATATATTTATTAGTCACTACAAATTGTGCTTGTGTTCCAACGAAGCTAAGTCCCACTAGTGGAATTTGCCTTTTACCTATTTCTTCAATAGTATTTGCATAATCCACATGGCTATTGCCCCAACCATCTACAGATATTATTACCCCATCTGCACGGCTCATTTCTGCCCACTGGGCAGCCATTCTTCCCACAAACTCTTTTTCCTCATTAGCTTGAGGTGTTCCCACTATTAGTACACCTAATAGGTCTACATCCTCATCCTTTGACACGATATTTAATAATGGATCTCTAAAATGATGTAGCGTAGTCTCTTTAGTTGATGGTCCAATTCCCATATTTATCCCTCCTTAATGCATAGCCCTTAGGGCTCCATCTCTATATTGGTTAGGACTTAATATAATAGGAACATTGAACATATCTATTATGGATACGCCGCCTTCCACTCCACCAGGTTCTTTTGGCAATGTCCATGTATCATACATGGCTCCTTGACCTGCCACCTGTTTTACAATCAACACTTTTTTTCTATTTGGGTGTGTTTTATCCGTAAAATCATGTCTTTCGTCACATTTACGTCCATTTACTTTTTTCAATTTTTCTCTTATTTCTTGTATAAAAAAATCACACATTTTATGAACATGTATAATAGCTTCTCTATTAGTTCCCATACCTGACTTTAGTATGGCATCTACATGGATTATTATATCTTCATCACTAG
Encoded here:
- a CDS encoding proline racemase, with translation MKTSKSIHAVDSHTMGEPTRVVIGGVPVIPGKSMAEKKTYLEDNLDTLRTSIMHEPRGHNDMFGSIITQPTMDDADLGIIFMDGGGYLNMCGHGSIGAATIAVETGMVPVVEPFTQINLESPAGLIRSRVKVEDGKAKEVSIVNVPSFLYKENLEIFVPSLDKKVTFDLSFGGSFFILVKSEELGLDICAENTTKLSSVGMEILEIVNREIEIQHPTLEHIKTADLVEVYGPAKSPEADLQNVVIFGEGQVDRSPCGTGTSAKVATLYARGDLGLNEEFVYESITGTMFRARALEEVDCAGYKAVIPEITGSAFITGFNHFLIDPEDPLKHGFTLR